The following proteins are encoded in a genomic region of Rissa tridactyla isolate bRisTri1 chromosome 5, bRisTri1.patW.cur.20221130, whole genome shotgun sequence:
- the RCHY1 gene encoding RING finger and CHY zinc finger domain-containing protein 1, with translation MAAGGEEGCEHYRRGCLLRAPCCGKLYACRLCHDGAEGHRLDRFRVAEVQCTRCRLLQKAQQHCEGCRNLFGEYYCDICHLFDRDKKQYHCAECGICRIGPKEDFFHCSKCNLCLSLSLRGKHKCIENVSRQDCPICLEDIHTSRVGAHVLPCGHLLHRTCYEDMLKEGYRCPLCMHSALDMTRYWRQLDDEVAQTPMPTEYQNMMVEILCNDCNARSTVQFHLLGMKCKNCESYNTAQDGKCRLPLEEQ, from the exons atggcggcgggcggggaggagggctgcGAACACTACCGGCGGGGCTGCCTGCTGCGG GCGCCGTGCTGCGGGAAGCTCTACGCCTGCCGGCTGTGCCACGATGGCGCCGAGGGGCACCGGTTGGACCGCTTCCGTGTGGCCGAGGTGCAGTGCACCCGCTGCCGCCTCCTGCAGAAG GCCCAGCAGCACTGCGAGGGCTGCCGCAACCTCTTCGGGGAGTATTACTGCGACATCTGCCACCTCTTCGACCGCGACAAGAAGCAGTACCACTGCGCCGAGTGCGGGATCTGCAG GATTGGGCCGAAGGAGGATTTTTTCCACTGTTCAAAGTGCAATTTATGCCTAAGCTTGAGTCTGCGGGGGAAGCACAAG TGTATTGAAAACGTCTCCAGGCAGGACTGTCCAATATGTTTGGAG GACATTCACACGTCTCGCGTTGGAGCTCACGTTCTGCCGTGTGGTCACCTTCTTCACAG aaCGTGTTACGAGGATATGCTAAAAGA aGGTTACAGGTGTCCTTTGTGCATGCACTCGGCTTTAGATATGACAAGGTACTGGCGTCAGCTGGATGACGAAGTGGCGCAAACTCCTATGCCCACAGAGTATCAGAACATGATGGTGGAG aTCCTTTGCAACGACTGCAATGCCCGGTCTACGGTGCAGTTCCATCTCCTAGGCATGAAATGCAAAAACTGTGAATCATACAATACCGCCCAAGATGGAAAATGCCGGCTGCCTCTGGAGGAGCAGTGA